From Nicotiana tabacum cultivar K326 chromosome 20, ASM71507v2, whole genome shotgun sequence, one genomic window encodes:
- the LOC107807603 gene encoding beta-D-glucosyl crocetin beta-1,6-glucosyltransferase-like, translating into MDMKLKLWSWAGGFSAETGLFVFLEMAAAVWVGFISMVFCCSYGLGEEDEAQFSCSLVNKEEIEEIARGLELSNVNFIWVVNFSFDEKISGSDKILPEGYIERVKERGMIVAKWAPQAKILRHSNIGGFLNHCGSNSILESLHFGVPLIAMPVLVDQFIAARYMVELGVGLEVKREENGKVKAEEIAKAIKNLMVEKKGEELRDR; encoded by the exons ATGGATATGAAGCTGAAGCTATGGTCGTGGGCTGGTGGTTTCTCAGCGGAGACGGGGCTGTTTGTTTTTTTGGAGATGGCAGCGGCTGTGTGGGTG GGTTTTATCTCTATGGTTTTTTGTTGCTCCTATGGTCTtggagaagaagatgaagctCAGTTTTCTTGTAGTCTCG TGAACAAGGAAGAAATCGAAGAAATCGCTCGTGGACTAGAGCTTAGTAATGTTAATTTCATATGGGTTGTTAATTTTTCATTTGATGAGAAGATTAGTGGTAGCGATAAGATTCTGCCAGAAGGATACATCGAACGTGTGAAAGAGCGGGGCATGATTGTGGCCAAATGGGCACCTCAAGCAAAGATACTAAGGCATTCTAATATTGGTGGATTTCTAAATCATTGTGGATCAAATTCTATATTAGAAAGTTTACATTTTGGGGTGCCTTTAATTGCTATGCCAGTGCTTGTTGATCAATTTATAGCTGCAAGATATATGGTGGAGCTTGGTGTTGGTTTGGAAGTAAAGAGAGAGGAAAATGGAAAAGTGAAAGCTGAGGAGATAGCAAAAGCTATAAAGAATTTAATGGTGGAGAAAAAAGGGGAAGAGTTAAGAGATAGATGA